In Luteimonas viscosa, the following proteins share a genomic window:
- the bioD gene encoding dethiobiotin synthase has product MSWSCFVTGTDTGIGKTFASVALLHGLRARGLRALGMKPVASGCVRTDAGWRNEDALALLAASEPAPAYADVNPFALPAATAPQLAAREAGIAVDLAALLAAHARLSATAQATVVEGVGGWAAPLADGLDQCALVRALDADVVLVVGLRLGCLSHARLTARAVEADGCRLAGWIGNRVDPSFDRADDYLDLLRDALPAPCLGVLAHAPTGDGAIAAEELDVAPLWRTGDQSR; this is encoded by the coding sequence ATGAGCTGGTCCTGTTTCGTCACCGGTACCGACACCGGCATCGGCAAGACCTTCGCCTCGGTGGCGCTGCTGCATGGGCTGCGCGCGCGTGGCCTGCGCGCCTTGGGGATGAAGCCGGTCGCCAGCGGCTGCGTGCGGACCGACGCAGGCTGGCGCAACGAGGATGCACTGGCCCTGCTCGCGGCCAGCGAGCCGGCGCCGGCCTATGCCGACGTCAACCCGTTCGCGCTGCCCGCCGCGACCGCGCCGCAACTGGCTGCGCGCGAGGCCGGGATCGCGGTGGATCTGGCGGCACTGCTGGCCGCGCATGCGCGACTCTCGGCAACCGCACAGGCGACCGTGGTGGAAGGCGTCGGCGGCTGGGCGGCGCCGCTGGCCGATGGCCTGGACCAGTGCGCGCTGGTGCGCGCGCTCGATGCCGACGTCGTGCTCGTGGTCGGGCTGCGGCTGGGTTGCCTCAGCCACGCGCGGCTGACCGCGCGTGCGGTCGAGGCCGACGGTTGCCGGCTGGCCGGATGGATCGGCAATCGCGTCGATCCGTCGTTCGACCGTGCGGACGACTACCTCGACCTGCTCCGCGACGCCCTGCCGGCACCTTGCCTGGGCGTCCTGGCGCATGCACCGACGGGCGATGGCGCGATCGCGGCGGAGGAACTCGACGTGGCGCCGTTGTGGCGGACCGGCGACCAAAGCCGCTGA